A region from the Triticum urartu cultivar G1812 chromosome 1, Tu2.1, whole genome shotgun sequence genome encodes:
- the LOC125521775 gene encoding uncharacterized protein LOC125521775, with protein sequence MSPFVQARHHSPVITQTRPRKICGVRSWAEQSMDGRRAAPPPASRISGWHADDESELDEEELGVFTAERYFNGALAAEDALWCDRSSSSFSSAFKTWQHDGSAPTPTAATSSSEASWNSRSALLPNRPAMAVPSPVESKLDSRAESDQTGRKARSSSSHLRRWLLGMAGRACAWGHGEESVGTEDLSHHELESGSGGQKRSPEADAALPRMTSKQIAVEDGTTARVISGKRVDDGDAPLTLLLAEATHSRAANSGELSMRMLDPAANASYNDRLRRESLDMFHQAGQGSAITIVAGSTARGGAATASAGGGARGSPSPPSRRRDSGDLESVCPPSEASVVWSVVTAEGAASGNFSSAASGCHYYFNDGDGETTRHTAAGGKFSRRRRSNGSGLLMGCMSKRTVDAVGAASDARLPAGGRAGGGGEVSGPDVTVTRRR encoded by the coding sequence ATGTCTCCGTTCGTGCAAGCTCGTCACCACTCACCAGTCATCACACAAACTCGTCCCAGGAAAATTTGTGGCGTGAGAAGCTGGGCCGAGCAGAGCATGGACGGACGCAGAGCAGCACCGCCGCCGGCGTCGCGGATTAGTGGCTGGCACGCCGACGACGAATCCGAGCTGGACGAAGAGGAGCTCGGCGTCTTCACCGCTGAGCGCTACTTCAACGGCGCCCTCGCCGCCGAGGACGCTTTGTGGTGCGACCGCTCGTCGTCGTCGTTCTCGTCCGCGTTCAAGACATGGCAGCACGACGGGTCTGCCCCGACGCCGACGGCTGCCACCAGCTCGTCGGAGGCCAGCTGGAACAGCCGCTCTGCGCTTCTGCCTAACCGTCCGGCGATGGCAGTCCCCTCGCCCGTTGAGAGCAAGCTGGATTCCAGGGCAGAGAGTGATCAGACCGGAAGAAAGGCACGCTCGTCGTCGTCTCACCTGCGACGTTGGCTTCTCGGCATGGCAGGGCGCGCCTGCGCCTGGGGCCACGGCGAGGAGTCGGTTGGCACCGAAGACCTGAGTCACCATGAATTGGAGTCCGGCTCTGGTGGCCAGAAACGCAGCCCCGAAGCGGATGCGGCGCTGCCAAGAATGACGAGCAAGCAGATCGCCGTGGAGGACGGCACCACGGCGAGGGTGATATCTGGAAAGAGGGTCGACGACGGCGACGCACCACTTACCCTGCTGCTCGCGGAAGCTACGCACAGTCGAGCTGCAAACTCCGGCGAATTGTCCATGAGGATGCTGGATCCGGCAGCCAACGCGTCGTACAACGACCGGCTCCGGCGGGAATCTTTGGACATGTTTCACCAGGCAGGCCAAGGCTCTGCCATCACAATCGTGGCGGGAAGCACGGCGCGGGGTGGTGCCGCAACTGCAAGTGCGGGCGGCGGCGCCAGAGGAAGCCCCTCCCCACCAAGCAGGAGGCGCGACTCCGGCGATCTCGAGAGCGTGTGCCCGCCGAGCGAGGCGAGCGTGGTGTGGAGCGTGGTCACCGCGGAAGGCGCCGCGTCCGGCAACTTCTCCAGCGCGGCCTCGGGATGCCACTATTACTTCAACGACGGCGACGGAGAGACGACGCGGCACACGGCGGCAGGAGGGAAGTTCAGCCGGAGGAGACGAAGCAACGGCAGCGGCTTGCTGATGGGCTGTATGTCCAAGAGGACCGTCGACGCCGTCGGCGCCGCCTCGGACGCGCGTCTACCGGCCGGAGGTAGagccggcggcggtggcgaggtGAGCGGCCCAGACGTGACGGTGACGCGCCGCCGGTAG